From Salinicoccus roseus, one genomic window encodes:
- a CDS encoding pyruvate carboxylase, giving the protein MNKINKLLVANRGEIAIRIFRACTELDITTVAIYSNEDKGALHRYKADEAYLVGEDLSPTESYLNIEAVIKVAKNAGVDAIHPGYGFLSENKEFARRCAEEGIIFVGPELRHLDMFGDKVKARETALSTGLPVIPGTDGAVQSFEEVEAFIEKHGFPIIIKAISGGGGKGMRIVDEDDDVRDSYDRAKSEASKSFGNSEVYLEKFIDRPKHIEVQVLGDTEGNILHLYERDCSVQRRHQKVVEVAPSVGLTDELRLEICEAAKDMAQQVGYVNAGTVEFLVADGEYYFIEVNPRVQVEHTITEMVTGVDIVKTQIQIADGNTLFGEVINLPKQEDVPLMGFAVQCRITTEDPLNDFMPDTGEIMAYRSSGGFGVRLDAGDGFQGAVISPYYDSLLVKLSTHGLTYKDANEKMIRSLKEMRIRGIKTNLQFLTNVISNEDFQKGDYSTKFIDTTPSLFEFEKPKDRGTKTLEYISTITVNGFPGVEKRQKPHFDPPRMPDYEPVIEDGTKQILDREGPEGLAKWLKAQDDALITDTTMRDAHQSLLTTRVRTYDMKKIAPYTAHDLKDAFSLEMWGGATFDVAYNFLKEDPWRRLETLRREIPNVLFQMLLRASNAVGYKNYPDNVVEKFVQESADSGIDVFRIFDSLNWMEAMKQPIEAVLKTGKVAEGAICYTGDVLDPKRSDVYTIEYYKKMAKALEAEGVHILAIKDMAGLLKPQAAYELIGELKATVDIPIHLHTHDTSGNGVLMYHKAIEAGVDVVDTALGAMSGLTSQPSANSLYYAQSGQKRQLRADINGLERLSEYWEDVRKYYTDFESDIKSPNTEIYRHEMPGGQYSNLFSQAKSLGLGDRYGEVKRMYQKVNMLFGDIVKVTPSSKVVGDMALFMVQNDLDEESVIKRGEHLDFPDSVVSFFKGEIGKPANGFNTELQKVVLKGAEPLKERAGKVLEPIDFDALKEEMSAFCDNITDKDVLSYALYPKVFKDFISTNNRFGNVEVLDTPTFLFGMRKNEVLEIEIDKGKTLIVNLLSIGHVHEDGFRWMYFELNGFPRKVYINDESVESATARLKKADPTAIGDIGAQMPGTVSTVKYKAGESFKKGEVIIITEAMKMENSVKAPFDGKVSEVFVDAGDKVQSMDLMMTIEKA; this is encoded by the coding sequence ATGAATAAGATCAACAAGTTGCTTGTCGCCAATAGAGGAGAAATAGCAATCCGCATTTTCCGGGCGTGTACAGAGCTCGATATTACCACTGTGGCGATCTATAGTAATGAAGATAAAGGCGCTTTACATAGATATAAAGCAGATGAAGCCTATCTTGTCGGGGAAGACCTTTCACCGACGGAAAGCTATCTTAATATAGAAGCGGTCATCAAGGTCGCAAAGAATGCCGGTGTGGATGCAATCCACCCGGGCTATGGTTTCCTGAGTGAAAATAAGGAATTCGCAAGACGCTGTGCAGAGGAAGGCATCATTTTCGTAGGCCCTGAACTGCGTCACCTGGATATGTTCGGTGACAAGGTCAAGGCACGCGAGACGGCACTCTCTACAGGCCTCCCGGTCATTCCTGGTACGGATGGGGCGGTGCAGTCCTTCGAGGAAGTTGAAGCATTCATTGAAAAGCACGGCTTCCCGATCATCATCAAAGCCATTTCCGGCGGTGGCGGCAAAGGCATGCGCATCGTGGATGAAGACGATGATGTCAGGGACAGCTACGATCGTGCAAAAAGTGAGGCATCGAAGTCCTTCGGCAACAGCGAGGTCTATCTCGAGAAGTTCATCGACCGCCCGAAGCATATAGAAGTCCAGGTACTTGGAGATACGGAAGGCAACATCCTTCACCTGTATGAGCGTGACTGTTCAGTGCAGAGACGCCACCAGAAAGTGGTCGAGGTGGCACCTTCAGTAGGCCTCACCGATGAACTGCGTCTGGAAATCTGTGAAGCGGCCAAGGATATGGCCCAGCAGGTCGGCTATGTCAATGCGGGAACAGTCGAGTTCCTCGTGGCAGATGGCGAATACTACTTCATCGAAGTCAATCCGCGCGTACAGGTCGAGCACACGATCACCGAAATGGTCACTGGTGTGGATATCGTCAAGACACAGATCCAGATTGCTGACGGCAACACACTCTTCGGCGAAGTCATCAACCTTCCGAAGCAGGAGGATGTGCCTCTGATGGGATTTGCGGTACAGTGCCGCATCACGACCGAGGATCCTTTGAACGACTTCATGCCTGACACGGGTGAAATCATGGCCTACCGTTCAAGCGGCGGCTTCGGCGTCCGTCTGGATGCCGGAGACGGTTTCCAGGGCGCGGTCATCTCGCCATATTACGATTCCCTGCTTGTGAAACTGTCGACCCACGGTCTGACCTATAAGGATGCGAATGAGAAGATGATCCGCAGCCTGAAGGAAATGCGGATCCGCGGAATCAAGACGAACCTGCAGTTCCTGACGAATGTCATCAGCAACGAGGACTTCCAGAAAGGCGACTATTCGACGAAGTTCATCGATACGACGCCATCCCTCTTCGAATTCGAAAAGCCGAAGGACAGGGGGACGAAGACGCTGGAATACATCTCTACGATTACCGTAAATGGATTCCCGGGTGTCGAAAAGCGCCAGAAGCCGCACTTCGATCCGCCAAGAATGCCCGACTATGAACCAGTCATAGAAGACGGCACGAAGCAGATACTGGACCGTGAAGGACCGGAAGGTCTGGCGAAATGGCTGAAGGCCCAGGATGACGCACTGATTACGGATACGACGATGCGCGATGCGCACCAGTCCCTGCTGACGACACGTGTCCGTACGTACGACATGAAGAAGATTGCACCATATACGGCGCATGACCTAAAAGATGCCTTTTCCCTTGAAATGTGGGGCGGGGCGACGTTCGATGTGGCCTACAACTTCCTGAAGGAGGATCCTTGGAGAAGACTCGAGACTCTGCGCAGGGAGATCCCGAATGTACTCTTCCAGATGCTGCTCCGTGCATCCAATGCCGTGGGCTACAAGAACTATCCAGACAATGTCGTCGAGAAGTTCGTGCAGGAAAGTGCGGACTCAGGCATCGATGTATTCAGGATATTCGATTCCCTCAACTGGATGGAAGCGATGAAACAGCCGATCGAAGCGGTACTGAAGACCGGCAAGGTGGCGGAAGGTGCCATCTGCTACACCGGGGATGTCCTCGACCCGAAACGCTCTGACGTCTACACAATCGAATACTACAAGAAGATGGCGAAGGCACTTGAGGCGGAAGGTGTCCACATCCTTGCGATAAAGGATATGGCGGGACTCCTCAAGCCGCAGGCAGCATATGAACTGATCGGCGAGCTGAAAGCCACAGTGGACATCCCGATCCACCTCCACACACATGACACGAGTGGAAACGGCGTTCTGATGTACCATAAGGCCATCGAAGCAGGCGTCGATGTGGTGGATACCGCACTCGGCGCAATGAGCGGCTTGACATCCCAGCCAAGCGCCAACAGCCTCTACTATGCGCAGAGCGGCCAGAAGCGCCAGCTCCGTGCCGACATAAACGGCCTCGAGCGTCTCAGCGAATACTGGGAAGATGTCAGGAAGTACTACACTGACTTCGAAAGTGACATCAAGAGTCCGAACACCGAAATCTACAGGCATGAAATGCCGGGTGGACAGTATTCCAACCTGTTCAGCCAGGCCAAATCACTGGGCCTTGGAGACCGTTATGGTGAAGTGAAGAGGATGTACCAGAAGGTGAACATGCTGTTCGGAGACATCGTAAAAGTGACACCGTCCTCAAAAGTTGTCGGGGATATGGCCCTGTTCATGGTGCAGAACGACCTTGATGAAGAGAGTGTCATCAAACGCGGTGAACACCTGGACTTCCCGGACTCCGTCGTCAGCTTCTTCAAGGGTGAGATCGGCAAGCCGGCCAACGGCTTCAATACAGAATTGCAGAAGGTCGTCCTAAAAGGCGCCGAACCGCTGAAGGAACGTGCGGGCAAGGTGCTCGAGCCGATCGATTTCGATGCGCTCAAAGAGGAGATGTCTGCATTCTGTGACAACATCACCGATAAGGATGTACTGTCCTATGCACTCTATCCGAAAGTGTTCAAGGACTTCATCTCCACGAACAACAGATTCGGCAACGTTGAAGTGCTGGATACGCCGACATTCCTATTCGGCATGAGGAAGAATGAAGTGCTTGAGATCGAGATAGACAAAGGCAAGACACTGATCGTCAATCTCCTCTCCATCGGCCATGTCCATGAGGATGGATTCCGTTGGATGTACTTCGAACTGAACGGTTTCCCGAGGAAGGTCTACATCAACGACGAGAGCGTCGAGTCCGCAACAGCGCGGCTGAAGAAAGCGGACCCGACTGCCATCGGAGATATCGGTGCACAGATGCCGGGTACGGTGAGCACTGTGAAGTACAAAGCGGGTGAGAGCTTCAAGAAAGGTGAGGTCATCATCATAACCGAAGCCATGAAAATGGAGAATTCGGTCAAGGCACCATTTGATGGAAAGGTATCCGAAGTGTTTGTGGATGCCGGTGACAAAGTCCAATCGATGGATCTCATGATGACCATAGAAAAAGCATAA
- a CDS encoding COX15/CtaA family protein, with product MYKNLKILAVITTLMMIFVQIGGALVTKTGSADGCGQSWPLCHGQIIPSSWPIETIIELAHRGVSGLAIILVGLVSWLALKLLSHKRETLFLVATSIGFILAQALIGAAAVMWGQNDFILAAHFGISLISFAAVFLLTLLIFEVDQKFEAQELVIGSYLRYHTIFLTIYIYLVVYSGALVRHTDSSLACLGWPHCGPGQLWAGNFYQWVQMSHRVLAGIIVIWIFIILIHVLKNYSQYRILKYGWMIAFILVVLQALTGMLSVLTLVNIFIALLHALFITLLFGLLCYFILLLSRAK from the coding sequence TTGTATAAAAACTTAAAGATACTGGCCGTCATCACCACACTCATGATGATTTTCGTACAGATCGGTGGCGCCCTGGTAACCAAAACAGGTTCAGCCGATGGCTGTGGACAGTCATGGCCGTTATGCCATGGCCAGATCATCCCAAGCTCATGGCCGATAGAAACGATCATCGAACTCGCCCACCGCGGTGTCTCAGGGCTCGCCATCATACTTGTAGGCCTGGTCAGCTGGCTTGCACTCAAGCTGCTCTCCCATAAGAGGGAAACGCTCTTTCTCGTCGCAACCAGCATCGGCTTCATACTCGCACAGGCACTTATCGGTGCGGCAGCAGTCATGTGGGGACAGAACGATTTCATTCTCGCGGCGCATTTCGGCATTTCGCTGATCAGTTTCGCTGCCGTCTTCCTTCTTACACTGCTCATCTTCGAAGTCGACCAGAAGTTTGAGGCACAGGAGCTCGTAATCGGATCCTACCTGAGATACCATACGATATTCCTGACCATCTACATCTATCTCGTGGTGTACAGTGGCGCCCTCGTCAGACATACCGACTCCTCCCTTGCCTGCCTCGGCTGGCCGCATTGCGGACCGGGCCAGTTGTGGGCGGGGAACTTCTATCAATGGGTGCAGATGAGCCACCGGGTGCTTGCAGGAATCATCGTAATATGGATCTTCATCATCCTGATCCATGTCCTGAAAAATTACAGCCAATACAGAATACTCAAATACGGCTGGATGATCGCCTTCATCCTGGTGGTGCTGCAGGCATTGACAGGAATGCTGAGCGTCCTCACACTCGTCAACATCTTCATCGCCCTGCTCCACGCCCTGTTCATCACATTGCTTTTCGGACTGCTGTGCTATTTCATCCTGCTGCTGTCCAGAGCCAAATAA
- the coxB gene encoding cytochrome c oxidase subunit II, giving the protein MKNRWMNAKWLGLITLLAVFASGCGKNQLSTLKPAGEVGQEQFNLMLLSIVIMLLVVAVVSVVFTIAVIKSRRKNLGEEFEPKDVAGNHTLEVIWTAIPILLLIILAVPTIYLTFKQADTQAMENEDGGVNSEETVINVTANQYWWEFEYPNEEVVTSQELVVPTDKKVYFNLKAADVKHSFWVPAAGGKLDTNVDGINSFYLTFDEDKAQDSNRLFYGKCAELCGPSHALMDFKVKALPEEEYDQWLADMKNIEEPVQASADDAAEGQEIFNNSCIGCHAVTPTGTGAQGPNLTNFGDRDLIAGFMEHNEENLVNWIKDPESYKPDNKMTGQYDLTDEEINAVAAYLMELKVEEGAGDVETLRESAEEGAEGSEEESSESEEGGN; this is encoded by the coding sequence ATGAAAAATCGTTGGATGAATGCCAAGTGGCTTGGACTCATCACCCTCCTGGCTGTATTTGCTTCAGGCTGTGGCAAGAATCAACTCAGCACTTTGAAGCCGGCAGGTGAAGTTGGGCAGGAACAGTTCAACCTGATGCTGCTTTCCATCGTCATAATGCTGCTGGTGGTTGCAGTAGTCTCCGTTGTATTTACGATAGCAGTGATCAAAAGCCGCAGAAAGAATCTGGGTGAAGAGTTCGAACCCAAGGATGTCGCCGGAAACCATACATTGGAAGTAATCTGGACTGCGATTCCGATTCTTTTACTTATCATCCTTGCCGTGCCTACCATCTACCTGACATTCAAACAGGCGGATACACAGGCAATGGAAAACGAAGATGGTGGGGTGAACAGCGAAGAAACAGTAATCAACGTTACGGCCAATCAGTACTGGTGGGAATTCGAATATCCAAATGAAGAGGTCGTCACTTCCCAGGAGCTCGTTGTTCCAACAGACAAGAAGGTATACTTCAACCTCAAGGCTGCAGATGTAAAACACTCCTTCTGGGTACCGGCAGCCGGCGGTAAGCTCGACACCAACGTCGATGGCATCAACAGCTTCTACCTTACATTCGATGAAGACAAGGCACAGGATTCCAACCGCCTGTTCTACGGTAAGTGTGCAGAGCTCTGCGGACCTTCCCACGCCCTCATGGACTTCAAGGTCAAAGCACTGCCGGAAGAGGAATATGACCAATGGCTCGCAGACATGAAGAACATAGAAGAACCTGTACAGGCCTCTGCAGATGATGCAGCAGAAGGTCAGGAAATCTTCAACAATTCATGTATCGGCTGCCACGCAGTTACACCTACCGGTACTGGAGCACAGGGACCGAACCTCACGAACTTCGGTGACCGTGACCTGATTGCAGGTTTCATGGAACATAATGAAGAGAATCTCGTCAACTGGATCAAAGACCCTGAATCCTACAAGCCGGACAACAAGATGACAGGCCAATACGATCTCACTGATGAGGAAATCAATGCTGTCGCCGCCTACCTGATGGAACTTAAAGTCGAAGAAGGCGCAGGCGATGTAGAAACGTTAAGAGAAAGCGCTGAAGAAGGCGCTGAAGGTTCTGAAGAGGAATCCTCAGAATCTGAAGAAGGAGGTAACTAG
- a CDS encoding YlaN family protein, with translation MSTLDELSKQAYEQLEKDAEKIVQLIEVQMDNLTMPQCPVYEEVLDTQMFGLSKEVHFAARLGLIDPEDGRALLEKLEKEVSKVHDAYMEDEKFESKEM, from the coding sequence GTGTCCACATTAGATGAATTGAGTAAACAGGCTTATGAACAGCTGGAGAAAGATGCAGAAAAGATTGTCCAGCTGATCGAAGTGCAGATGGACAATTTGACGATGCCCCAATGCCCAGTCTATGAAGAAGTATTGGACACACAGATGTTTGGGCTTTCTAAAGAAGTTCATTTTGCTGCCAGGCTCGGCCTGATCGACCCGGAAGATGGGCGTGCACTTCTGGAGAAACTGGAGAAGGAAGTATCCAAAGTACACGATGCATATATGGAAGATGAAAAATTCGAGTCTAAAGAAATGTGA
- a CDS encoding FtsW/RodA/SpoVE family cell cycle protein: MSFIKDFFNYVRTYSRYVDFTIVITYVLLSLIGLVMIYSASMVMASRTPGITGGNPEHFYIRQLAFIFLGFTIVFIMAYFMSGEFLRNKYFQIAATGGIFVLLVFTAFFGYQVNGERNWIRLAGFNFQTSEFFKIVTILYLAYIYDRKKDRLKQLEGGHLVPLAFIGFCTMIVISNDFGTGLVITGIIAGIFIYSGISIRFLAKVGGALAVAAGAVGVIIYLIKGSILSPYQQARIDTFLHPFNDPTGTGYQLTNALVSISHGGIFGNGLGDGVMKLGYLPEPHTDFIFAVVAEELGLIGVIFILCLYLIIVIKALRYAAVSQDMFYRLICIGVAIYISFQLFINLGGISKLIPLTGVPLPLLSYGGSSFLSISIAIGLLIIAAKHVKKSKALGHT, translated from the coding sequence TTGTCATTCATAAAAGATTTCTTTAATTACGTAAGGACATACTCAAGGTATGTCGATTTCACCATAGTCATTACATATGTACTGCTCAGTCTGATCGGACTCGTCATGATCTACAGCGCCAGCATGGTGATGGCATCAAGAACACCCGGGATCACCGGTGGGAATCCCGAGCATTTCTACATACGGCAGCTGGCCTTCATATTCCTTGGTTTCACCATCGTGTTCATCATGGCGTATTTCATGTCGGGTGAGTTTCTGAGAAACAAGTACTTCCAGATTGCTGCGACGGGGGGCATCTTCGTCCTTCTCGTCTTTACGGCTTTCTTCGGGTACCAGGTGAACGGCGAGCGGAACTGGATCCGTCTGGCGGGATTCAACTTCCAGACTTCCGAGTTCTTCAAGATTGTGACCATCCTTTATCTGGCGTATATATACGACCGTAAAAAGGATCGTCTGAAGCAGCTTGAAGGGGGGCATCTCGTCCCGCTCGCCTTCATCGGGTTCTGTACGATGATCGTCATTTCCAATGACTTCGGCACCGGCCTGGTCATCACAGGCATCATCGCCGGCATATTCATCTATTCCGGCATCTCGATCCGCTTCCTCGCCAAGGTCGGGGGGGCGCTCGCAGTCGCTGCCGGTGCAGTGGGCGTCATCATCTACCTGATCAAGGGGAGCATCCTTTCGCCTTACCAGCAGGCCCGTATCGATACGTTCCTGCACCCCTTCAATGATCCGACCGGGACAGGGTACCAGCTGACCAATGCGCTGGTCTCGATTTCGCACGGGGGCATATTTGGAAACGGCCTCGGGGACGGGGTGATGAAGCTCGGCTATCTGCCTGAGCCGCACACCGACTTCATATTTGCCGTCGTTGCTGAAGAGCTGGGGCTGATCGGTGTGATCTTTATACTGTGCCTGTACCTCATCATCGTCATCAAGGCACTCAGGTATGCAGCCGTTTCACAGGATATGTTCTACCGCCTGATCTGCATTGGTGTAGCAATATATATATCCTTCCAGCTCTTCATAAATCTGGGCGGCATTTCTAAGCTGATTCCGCTCACAGGGGTGCCGCTGCCGCTGCTCAGCTATGGCGGGTCCTCTTTCCTGAGCATATCGATTGCCATCGGACTGCTGATCATCGCAGCCAAGCATGTCAAAAAATCAAAAGCATTGGGACATACGTGA
- a CDS encoding YlaH-like family protein encodes MSVNVTERLTFFGRVFGLDSNPQAGMWYLFLTIYILSIIVYNLGFARKIKVWQNVIIYIVMFFGCVMLTFFGAFLPVAESLVVAAIILALYRFRLHQERKAGNIKTSEK; translated from the coding sequence ATGAGTGTAAATGTTACGGAACGCCTGACCTTCTTTGGCAGGGTGTTCGGTCTGGACAGCAATCCCCAGGCGGGGATGTGGTATCTGTTCCTGACCATCTATATCCTTTCCATCATCGTCTACAACCTGGGTTTTGCCCGCAAAATCAAGGTATGGCAGAACGTGATCATTTACATCGTCATGTTTTTCGGCTGTGTGATGCTGACATTCTTCGGGGCGTTCCTGCCTGTGGCAGAAAGCCTCGTCGTTGCCGCCATCATCCTGGCGCTGTATCGGTTCAGACTGCATCAGGAGCGCAAGGCCGGCAATATAAAGACTTCCGAAAAATAG
- the cyoE gene encoding heme o synthase, with protein sequence MQSDVYGNDVHHDSKGITFKAVKTLVKDGIIKSNLIPAFAAGFLAVMYHNQSFFSNVPLLLMMVVATGLVIGGVAALNNYYDRDIDSVMASKQSRPSVDGTFSGRDILLIGYTFLIIGEVLLFSINPTAGTLGLIAAFGYAVVYSIFAKRHLLSNTIIGAIPGAMPPLIGWAVIDPNLHLLAWAMFVVMFLWQPPHFYALAIRRSDEYSAAEVPMLPSVKGNHRTRRSIVFWVALLLFTPIMMTELGTWFVVMATALNIMWLVISFNRFRPVEDDNRHAGKVFIFSLNYIIVFFVMIIVAGLLGNF encoded by the coding sequence ATGCAAAGTGATGTATATGGGAATGATGTGCATCATGACAGTAAGGGAATCACCTTCAAGGCAGTGAAGACACTGGTCAAGGATGGTATCATCAAGTCAAACCTGATTCCGGCTTTTGCCGCAGGTTTTCTTGCTGTAATGTACCACAACCAATCCTTCTTCTCCAATGTTCCACTTCTGCTGATGATGGTTGTGGCCACAGGGCTCGTCATAGGCGGCGTTGCAGCACTGAACAACTACTATGACCGCGATATCGACTCCGTCATGGCATCGAAGCAGTCCAGACCAAGTGTGGATGGCACTTTTTCCGGACGTGACATTCTGCTGATCGGCTACACTTTTCTGATCATCGGGGAAGTACTGCTGTTTTCAATCAATCCGACGGCCGGCACATTGGGACTGATTGCCGCTTTCGGCTATGCAGTGGTCTACTCGATATTCGCGAAACGCCATCTGCTGTCGAATACGATCATCGGTGCAATTCCCGGGGCGATGCCGCCGCTGATCGGCTGGGCTGTTATCGATCCGAATCTCCATCTTCTGGCCTGGGCGATGTTCGTTGTAATGTTCCTCTGGCAGCCGCCGCATTTCTATGCATTGGCGATCAGAAGGAGCGATGAATACAGCGCGGCAGAAGTGCCTATGCTTCCTTCCGTAAAAGGAAATCACCGTACGAGGAGATCGATCGTCTTCTGGGTGGCACTGCTTCTCTTTACCCCGATCATGATGACGGAACTTGGAACGTGGTTTGTAGTCATGGCAACTGCACTTAACATAATGTGGCTCGTCATTTCGTTCAACAGGTTCCGTCCGGTCGAAGATGATAACCGCCATGCCGGCAAGGTGTTCATCTTCTCGCTGAATTACATTATTGTATTCTTTGTAATGATTATTGTTGCTGGCTTACTAGGGAATTTCTAA